The Benincasa hispida cultivar B227 chromosome 9, ASM972705v1, whole genome shotgun sequence genome has a segment encoding these proteins:
- the LOC120084785 gene encoding uncharacterized protein LOC120084785, translating to MEEDLQQDYPHPNLASFHRLPCSHPGNRAPLLQDLEKRRFSQLNPQKFPQIHQPLRCHHFRVDLFLALQSCLFHFLPRPRSPFHRGRRLHRRLRLHCAAIFGFGGVGILLFAGISVSYVLGFVYISVVWHLASVVSVLEDVYGIQAMLKSKELVKGKMVLSCGVFLTFTVLFLGSQLVFQTAVVLGSSKYNGLRIVLGILCFLLLFKVFLFGLVAQTIIYFVCKSYHHQNIDKSSLSDHLEVYLGDYVPLKEQDVQLGEL from the exons ATGGAGGAAGATCTTCAGCAAGATTACCCTCACCCTAATCTTGCCTCTTTCCATCGTCTTCCTTGCTCACATCCAGGTAACCGAGctcctcttcttcaagatcttgaaaaacgAAGATTCTCTCAACTCAATCCCCAAAAGTTCCCCCAAATACACCAACCTCTCCGATGTCATCACTTCCGAGTGGATCTCTTTCTGGCTCTTCAAAGCTGCCTATTTCACTTTCTTCCTCGTCCTCGCTCTCCTTTCCACCGCGGCCGTCGTTTACACCGTCGCCTGCGTTTACACTG TGCTGCAATTTTCGGATTCGGTGGGGTTGGGATTCTCCTCTTTGCTGGGATTTCAGTGTCATATGTTCTAGGGTTTGTGTATATAAGCGTAGTGTGGCATTTGGCGAGTGTTGTATCGGTTTTGGAGGATGTCTATGGGATTCAGGCAATGTTGAAGAGTAAGGAACTGGTCAAGGGGAAGATGGTGCTTTCTTGTGGCGTTTTCTTGACTTTTACTGTGCTGTTTCTGGGGAGTCAGCTCGTTTTTCAGACTGCGGTTGTGCTTGGAAGTTCCAAGTACAATGGGCTAAGAATTGTTCTTGGAATTCTGTGTTTCTTGTTGCTGTTCAAAGTGTTTCTCTTTGGTCTTGTTGCTCAAACAATCATTTACTTTGTTTGCAAATCATAtcatcatcaaaatattgacaAGTCCTCATTGTCTGATCATCTGGAAGTGTATCTTGGGGATTATGTTCCATTGAAGGAACAGGATGTTCAATTAGGGGAATTATAA